In a genomic window of Occallatibacter riparius:
- a CDS encoding EamA family transporter: MSERPAWKTLLAFGIVYFVWGSTFLAIRVGVREVPPLLFAALRFAIAGAALYGWTRIRREAAPKGKEWGSVVLLATLIFVCDYGLLFWAETRVPSGIAAVMLAGIPAFTAIAEVLLLRTRRFTAWLAVSLVGGLAGVGVLTLRTAGLSGTAVSVTGAVALVVAAVSWSFATVMTKRLPLPQSKMVSSGAQMLVGGLLMVPVSGAFGEWPQFHPAQVSLGAWGALVYLIVAGSIIGFTAYLWLLHHESPTRVGTYAYVNPVVAVALGHWLGGEELRMRTVLGTALVLGSVVAIMMERKSESLRERVSEPASQRVGK, from the coding sequence ATGAGCGAGCGTCCTGCCTGGAAGACCCTTCTGGCATTCGGGATCGTGTACTTCGTGTGGGGTTCGACGTTCCTCGCCATCAGAGTAGGCGTGCGCGAAGTGCCGCCGCTGCTTTTCGCGGCGCTGCGCTTCGCCATTGCAGGCGCGGCGCTGTACGGGTGGACACGCATTCGGCGCGAAGCCGCACCGAAAGGCAAGGAGTGGGGTTCTGTTGTACTGCTGGCTACGCTGATTTTCGTGTGTGACTATGGGCTGCTGTTCTGGGCGGAGACCCGGGTGCCTTCGGGGATAGCCGCCGTGATGCTCGCAGGCATTCCGGCGTTTACCGCAATTGCCGAGGTGTTGCTGCTCCGGACGCGCCGCTTTACCGCCTGGCTGGCGGTCTCGCTGGTGGGCGGTTTGGCGGGTGTAGGTGTGCTGACGCTGCGGACCGCAGGCTTGAGTGGGACAGCGGTCAGCGTAACGGGAGCGGTGGCGCTGGTGGTGGCAGCGGTGAGCTGGTCTTTTGCGACAGTGATGACCAAGCGGCTGCCGCTTCCTCAATCGAAGATGGTGAGTTCAGGCGCGCAGATGCTGGTTGGCGGGCTCCTGATGGTTCCAGTGTCCGGCGCGTTCGGCGAGTGGCCGCAGTTTCATCCGGCTCAAGTGTCATTGGGTGCCTGGGGCGCGCTGGTTTACCTGATCGTCGCCGGCTCCATCATCGGATTCACGGCGTACCTGTGGCTGCTGCATCATGAGTCGCCCACCAGGGTTGGCACCTATGCCTACGTGAACCCGGTGGTCGCGGTTGCGCTGGGCCATTGGCTCGGCGGCGAAGAGTTGCGCATGAGGACGGTGCTCGGCACGGCGCTGGTGCTGGGCAGTGTGGTGGCGATCATGATGGAGCGAAAGAGCGAGTCGCTCAGAGAGCGGGTTAGCGAGCCGGCAAGTCAGAGGGTTGGGAAGTAA
- a CDS encoding acyltransferase family protein has translation MTNPSIAASAVKRLLSLDVVRGITICFMIMVNNNGGPGSWGFMNHAQWNGLTPTDLVFPTFVFVMGVSIVFAAEARLAKGAVKAQLAKHTVIRAVVLICLGIIVNSFPFFRLDHMRFYGVLQRIGICYLVVGLFYLYDRRAWTKVVALVVALVGYWVLVRWVPVPGWGTPGQDLPFLDVNRNLVSWIDQHLFPYHLYLYPPDHNVRDPEGMLSNLPAFGTALMGALAGIWLRSTRAVSTKTLGLLAGCVASLAIGYVWSLEFPLNKNMWTSSFVLVAGGYSLALLTFCYWAVEQMNWRKGWTYVWIVFGSNAIAAYMFSELVPGILYNIHVDAGPWRRQTLLEALASPLHHIPDPGWAAFSYSVSFAAFCFIPVWVLYRRKIFLKV, from the coding sequence ATGACCAACCCCAGCATAGCGGCGTCGGCTGTGAAGCGGCTGCTGTCGCTGGACGTGGTTCGCGGCATCACCATCTGCTTCATGATCATGGTGAACAACAACGGTGGGCCGGGCTCATGGGGATTCATGAACCATGCGCAATGGAACGGCCTGACGCCGACCGACCTGGTGTTTCCTACATTCGTATTCGTGATGGGAGTGTCGATTGTCTTCGCCGCTGAGGCGCGGCTGGCGAAGGGCGCGGTCAAGGCGCAACTGGCGAAGCATACGGTGATTCGGGCAGTGGTGCTGATCTGCCTTGGAATTATCGTGAACAGCTTCCCGTTCTTCCGGCTGGACCATATGCGGTTCTACGGCGTGCTGCAGAGGATCGGGATCTGCTATCTGGTTGTAGGGCTGTTCTACCTCTATGACCGACGCGCGTGGACCAAGGTGGTCGCTCTGGTAGTGGCGCTGGTGGGCTACTGGGTACTTGTCCGCTGGGTTCCGGTGCCAGGTTGGGGAACGCCGGGGCAGGATCTGCCGTTCCTGGACGTGAACCGTAACCTGGTGTCGTGGATCGATCAGCACCTGTTCCCGTATCACCTGTATCTGTATCCGCCCGACCATAACGTGCGTGATCCTGAAGGTATGCTGAGCAACCTGCCGGCGTTCGGCACGGCGCTGATGGGCGCGCTGGCGGGCATCTGGCTGCGATCGACGCGCGCGGTTTCGACCAAGACTTTGGGCCTGTTGGCGGGGTGCGTGGCGAGTCTCGCGATAGGCTATGTGTGGTCGCTTGAATTTCCGCTGAACAAGAACATGTGGACCAGCTCGTTTGTGCTGGTGGCAGGCGGGTATTCCCTGGCGCTGCTCACGTTCTGCTACTGGGCGGTGGAGCAGATGAACTGGCGCAAGGGATGGACGTATGTGTGGATTGTATTCGGGTCGAACGCGATTGCGGCTTACATGTTCAGTGAACTGGTGCCGGGAATCCTTTACAACATACATGTTGATGCCGGCCCCTGGCGCCGGCAGACCCTGCTCGAAGCGTTGGCCAGTCCGCTTCACCATATTCCCGATCCGGGATGGGCCGCGTTCTCTTACTCGGTATCATTCGCGGCATTTTGCTTCATCCCTGTGTGGGTCCTTTACCGGAGGAAAATCTTCCTGAAAGTGTAG
- a CDS encoding alpha-galactosidase — translation MRLRVFATRVAVAVLAVALEISAYGQSAPRVIPVAPPPMGWSSWNSFSNTVNAQIVMEQAKAMAANGMQKEGYQYINIDEGWWLGKRDAAGNFIVDPQAWPALAPGETAGDMSNIVRFIHSLGLKAGIYTDAGKDGCSMYPDLGPKIFGAGSEGHYEQDFLQFAKWGFDYVKVDWCGGDKENLDPAVQYAQIARAIAKAEKATGHRLYLSLCEWGKQSPWTWAPHVGGAPGDVWRTSGDIVDPIVAAGEHKDRKAGFDKMLANFEQGIHPEAQHTGFYNDPDMMVIGMPEFTDVQNWVHMCLWAMSGGPLLVGADLTKLTPVTLQILTKPEVVAIDQDPLGLQAVKVTEPKPGLQVWSKPLAKPGTRALLLLNRTGDAAEITAQWKDLGLAQTPSKVKDLWTGEELPTYGSYTVKVPAKSAVLARVDGMDLGAVTYRPEPQTRTPCRGCEVRFSKVAAHVGWARVLIAYVNPDKGSRFAELHVNGQSPTAIAFPPTGPTAGAVVVQAMFDRTDNTNVLTFSADHDAMPVIQTIAVQ, via the coding sequence ATGCGATTAAGAGTCTTCGCGACACGCGTCGCAGTTGCAGTGCTTGCAGTTGCCTTGGAGATCTCAGCCTATGGTCAGAGCGCGCCGCGGGTGATCCCGGTGGCGCCGCCGCCAATGGGCTGGTCGTCGTGGAACAGCTTCTCCAACACAGTGAATGCGCAGATCGTGATGGAGCAGGCGAAGGCGATGGCCGCCAACGGCATGCAGAAGGAAGGCTACCAGTACATCAACATCGATGAGGGCTGGTGGCTGGGCAAGCGCGACGCTGCAGGCAACTTCATTGTCGATCCGCAGGCGTGGCCCGCGCTGGCCCCGGGCGAGACCGCGGGCGACATGTCGAACATAGTGCGCTTCATTCACTCGCTGGGACTTAAAGCCGGCATCTACACTGACGCCGGCAAGGACGGCTGCAGCATGTATCCCGACCTGGGTCCGAAGATCTTCGGCGCAGGAAGCGAGGGACATTACGAGCAGGATTTTCTGCAGTTCGCCAAGTGGGGCTTCGACTATGTGAAGGTGGACTGGTGCGGCGGAGACAAGGAGAACCTTGACCCGGCCGTGCAGTATGCGCAGATTGCGCGCGCGATCGCCAAGGCAGAGAAGGCAACCGGCCATCGGCTTTATCTTTCGCTGTGCGAATGGGGCAAGCAGAGCCCGTGGACGTGGGCTCCGCACGTGGGCGGCGCGCCTGGCGATGTGTGGCGGACGAGCGGCGACATCGTCGATCCCATTGTGGCAGCCGGTGAACACAAAGATCGCAAGGCGGGCTTCGACAAGATGCTGGCCAACTTCGAGCAGGGGATTCATCCGGAAGCCCAGCACACAGGGTTCTATAACGATCCCGACATGATGGTAATCGGCATGCCGGAGTTCACAGATGTGCAGAACTGGGTGCACATGTGCCTGTGGGCGATGTCGGGTGGGCCGCTGCTGGTGGGCGCGGATCTGACGAAGCTGACGCCGGTGACGCTGCAGATACTGACCAAGCCCGAGGTGGTAGCGATCGATCAGGATCCGCTGGGGCTGCAGGCGGTGAAGGTGACCGAGCCGAAGCCGGGGCTGCAGGTGTGGTCGAAGCCGCTGGCGAAACCGGGGACGCGAGCCTTGCTGCTGCTGAACCGCACCGGCGACGCAGCGGAGATCACGGCGCAGTGGAAGGACCTGGGATTGGCGCAGACGCCGTCGAAGGTTAAGGACCTGTGGACAGGCGAGGAGTTGCCGACCTATGGCTCCTACACAGTGAAAGTGCCGGCAAAAAGCGCTGTGCTGGCGCGCGTGGACGGAATGGACCTGGGCGCGGTGACCTACCGGCCGGAGCCGCAGACGCGGACGCCGTGCCGCGGATGCGAGGTGCGGTTCTCGAAAGTGGCTGCACATGTGGGCTGGGCGCGCGTGCTGATTGCATATGTGAATCCTGATAAGGGGTCGCGCTTTGCGGAGCTGCATGTGAACGGGCAATCGCCGACGGCGATTGCTTTTCCGCCTACCGGACCTACGGCGGGCGCGGTTGTGGTTCAAGCGATGTTCGATCGCACGGACAATACGAACGTGTTGACCTTCTCGGCCGATCACGACGCGATGCCGGTCATCCAGACGATTGCGGTGCAATAG
- a CDS encoding CPBP family glutamic-type intramembrane protease, with protein sequence MDDAVEFGTDAGRRGRWLALVELCVGYGLIVATVWTPRPAQAWLWWASALWIAASTCWSFPGWQAMGFRRGGFVASLWVVALAAVVSAAALAIAIQLHTLRIPHTVKGWVLAWGGYTVWSFVQQFLLQGYFLFRLLRLLPRREAAAVTAAAIFAAAHLPNPLLTVVTLIWGTTACFVFLRCRNVYTLMLTHAILGVSLAITVPGPVIHNMRVGIGYLRYRQPAKGKPMLIDPQTGRVL encoded by the coding sequence ATGGACGATGCGGTTGAGTTCGGCACTGACGCGGGACGGCGCGGCAGATGGCTGGCACTGGTTGAGCTTTGTGTTGGCTATGGGCTGATTGTGGCAACGGTGTGGACGCCGCGGCCGGCTCAGGCATGGCTCTGGTGGGCGTCGGCGCTTTGGATCGCTGCTTCGACGTGCTGGTCGTTTCCGGGCTGGCAGGCGATGGGTTTTCGGCGGGGCGGGTTTGTGGCTTCGCTGTGGGTGGTGGCGCTGGCCGCGGTGGTCTCGGCTGCGGCACTAGCGATTGCGATTCAGCTGCATACGCTGCGGATTCCGCACACGGTGAAGGGCTGGGTGCTGGCGTGGGGCGGCTACACGGTGTGGTCGTTCGTGCAGCAGTTTCTGCTGCAGGGTTATTTCCTTTTCCGGCTGCTGCGGTTGTTGCCACGACGTGAAGCTGCGGCAGTGACGGCGGCGGCGATCTTTGCGGCGGCGCATCTGCCGAATCCCCTGCTGACCGTGGTGACTCTGATCTGGGGCACAACGGCGTGCTTTGTTTTTCTGCGCTGCCGGAATGTATACACGCTGATGCTGACGCATGCGATTTTGGGCGTGAGCCTGGCGATCACCGTGCCGGGGCCGGTGATTCATAACATGCGTGTGGGAATCGGTTATCTGAGGTATCGACAGCCAGCAAAGGGGAAGCCGATGTTGATTGATCCGCAGACCGGCAGAGTGCTATAG
- a CDS encoding stage II sporulation protein M yields the protein MTHILSNQWLARRRPHWDRLQALLGQADSIGLGRLSRAELQELALLYRQVAADLSVLRQDTTARTYATHVNQLLARAHHIIYSGRKTSIAGLFRFLRDEYPRIFQNNLRYVAASLIISLACGALGLILTNTQPEFMRHFLGPRMIATMERHEMWTHSIVSVAPMETSAIMTNNLSVSFLTFAGGITFGLFTLFSLFNNGMMLGVIGAACHHYGMSLSLWSFVAAHGSLELPSIIIAGAAGLRLGHAMLFPAGYRWKDSVARGGIEATRLVSGIIPLLVIAGCLEGFFSPSQAPVALKFTVGAMLFTLLNLWLFRPLKSDLPS from the coding sequence ATGACACACATCCTATCCAATCAATGGCTCGCCAGGCGACGTCCTCACTGGGACCGTCTGCAGGCCCTGCTCGGCCAGGCAGACTCGATCGGACTCGGCCGCCTTTCGCGCGCCGAGCTGCAGGAATTGGCCCTCCTCTACCGGCAGGTCGCCGCCGACCTCTCGGTCCTTCGCCAGGACACGACGGCCCGCACTTACGCCACCCACGTGAATCAGTTGCTGGCTCGCGCCCACCATATCATCTATTCGGGCCGAAAGACGAGCATCGCCGGCCTCTTCCGCTTCCTGCGCGACGAGTACCCCCGCATCTTCCAGAACAATCTCCGATACGTTGCCGCGTCGCTCATCATCTCCCTGGCCTGTGGAGCGCTCGGGCTCATCCTCACCAACACGCAGCCGGAGTTCATGCGCCACTTCCTGGGGCCCAGAATGATCGCCACCATGGAGCGCCACGAAATGTGGACGCACTCCATCGTGAGCGTCGCGCCCATGGAAACCAGCGCCATCATGACCAATAACCTGTCGGTGAGCTTCCTGACCTTCGCCGGCGGCATCACCTTCGGCCTCTTCACTCTGTTCTCGCTCTTCAATAACGGAATGATGCTCGGCGTCATCGGCGCCGCTTGCCATCACTACGGCATGTCGCTTTCGCTCTGGAGCTTCGTTGCCGCGCACGGCTCCCTCGAACTACCGTCGATCATCATCGCCGGGGCCGCCGGACTGCGCCTCGGCCATGCCATGCTGTTTCCCGCCGGTTACCGCTGGAAAGATTCCGTCGCCCGCGGCGGCATCGAAGCCACGCGTCTCGTCTCCGGAATCATCCCGCTGCTCGTCATCGCCGGATGCCTTGAAGGCTTCTTTTCGCCCTCGCAGGCTCCAGTCGCTCTCAAGTTCACCGTCGGCGCGATGCTCTTCACGCTGTTGAACCTCTGGCTCTTCCGGCCCCTCAAGTCAGATCTACCGTCCTGA
- a CDS encoding RDD family protein, with protein MNPGSDQLSIDTPELVSIELPLAGIGSRFIAVLVDTVLWFVALIVVIFLISFVGPAIAAFNKLSYQWTVALVIFLLFLFNWGYFTLFEAFWNGRTPGKKIAKIRVIQKSGRPIGLFESMARNFIRYIDQIPSFYAVGVITMFITKQHQRLGDLAAGTLVVQDREQEAPLWGESGSRTFTAASFTPTQAPSEPHTRVVLPAGGISKLTSSDLEVLEGFFARRLDMPLEVRQKLADRICAALIAKSGLEIPEGVSVETFLEAAARDLRDLARMR; from the coding sequence ATGAACCCGGGTTCTGATCAGCTTAGCATCGACACGCCGGAACTGGTCTCGATTGAATTGCCGCTGGCGGGTATCGGCAGCCGCTTCATTGCTGTGCTGGTGGATACGGTGCTGTGGTTCGTGGCGTTGATCGTAGTTATCTTCCTGATCAGTTTTGTTGGGCCGGCGATTGCGGCGTTCAACAAGCTTTCGTATCAGTGGACAGTGGCTCTCGTTATCTTTCTGCTTTTCCTGTTCAACTGGGGCTATTTCACGCTGTTCGAGGCGTTCTGGAACGGCCGCACGCCGGGCAAGAAGATTGCGAAGATACGGGTGATTCAGAAGTCGGGCAGGCCCATAGGGCTGTTCGAATCGATGGCGCGGAACTTCATTCGCTATATCGATCAGATTCCTTCGTTCTATGCGGTCGGCGTGATCACGATGTTCATCACGAAGCAGCATCAACGGCTGGGCGACCTGGCTGCCGGGACGCTTGTGGTGCAGGATCGCGAGCAGGAGGCGCCGCTGTGGGGCGAGTCGGGGTCGCGAACTTTCACCGCGGCGAGCTTTACTCCGACGCAGGCGCCGAGCGAACCGCATACGCGTGTGGTACTGCCCGCTGGAGGAATCTCCAAACTGACCAGCAGCGATCTCGAAGTGCTTGAGGGATTTTTTGCGCGGCGTCTGGATATGCCTCTCGAGGTACGGCAGAAGCTGGCCGATCGGATCTGCGCTGCGCTGATAGCGAAGTCTGGTCTCGAAATTCCCGAAGGCGTGAGCGTTGAGACATTTCTGGAAGCGGCGGCACGGGATCTGCGCGACCTGGCGCGGATGAGATAG
- a CDS encoding TonB-dependent receptor gives MKNAKYWFLLLPLFFVLVSVGAFAQANSTVTGIVTDQTGAVVPGAQVVLTDTATGAIRTTTSSDTGLYSFPGLNASSFDMKVTAKGFQTFEQKGIVVNISATFRVDPKLTVGAETATITVTANALTPQVDSNVVSTLISEEQITDLATNGRNIVSLATLGLGVSGNLPDMNMPTSVGSSFVISFNGLNQGHNVWMIDGAEAYDRGSGGKSSMMPSQDALSEFQVLASNYPPDYGISSGGTVSMALKSGTTAFHGELWEFLRNDAVQAHNYFDNDQGQKKDKPELRLNIFGGNLGGPFFIPHVYNEQKKKTFFFYNQEWRRIIQGSSPAGIHAVPTADFITSAQDFTYVLPAYAASGQNQVFIPYTENPAYNAKLVAAGLTPPTKNEDGTINYVAFPGNKIPATLIDPAALSYNGVGAIPKANTAGDLISVSSKQPTNVHEEVARVDHNFNDKWQMFAHYIHDGVSQTYATSMWSGDSYPTVGSSFSNPSDMGTIKLTGTITPSLLLEASLNYNSNQINIQPSGTSWQKPSDYPGQSFFPAEKNAKNRLPTVNLSSWGTAFDPWSQPWHNAAQDINEVFGLSVTHAQHSLKFGGGYNRYTKNQQLFGNTNGNFTFNDGWTKASGDTPGHPNGTLTGDSYLDFLMGLSTGYAQMENQDIRHYVNQTTSVYAQDNWHLNNRLSIQYGIRYDAMPHAWERNNRVASFDPTQYQSAAKPILDPGTGAFCTHAGGACAQVSPGLQQFEGNTYYLNGVTVAGQGGTPAGLTKNDYNTVMPRVGFSLDLFGTGKTVLRGGFGTFYERIQGNDIYNVATAAPFTNTPGVNNTLLANPYYSWQNGSQLSSDMLPVVPQGPTTIASNYKNPGVAQYSLGIQHEFLPSMVAVAQFVGNTAWHQLLQFPINPFPLSTSMATREAAAGGQLNSAQTAMARTFPGFSNIVQESTIATGNFNSFQLGLRQQARHGLSFEVDYTYGHEIDSQYGSADLSANSSNPFSVKYDRGSGNLDRRHIMNANYIYKFPFFNSSQGLTKSLLGGWTLAGTVVVQTGLPWAGNNTPGYGGADTVGLGGNYRIFPDKVKSVTYPKKHVGNVYQWVSGDAFAAPMAGWLGGRNYGFGNAGRDAVVGPGNTNFTTSIYKAFAITERTHFEFRAESYNTWNHTQFNNFRNNWSGSDYGQASGARDPRTFQFGGKVVF, from the coding sequence ATGAAAAACGCGAAGTACTGGTTTTTGCTCTTGCCGTTATTCTTCGTGCTGGTGAGCGTGGGGGCATTCGCGCAGGCCAACTCGACGGTTACCGGCATTGTCACTGACCAAACAGGCGCAGTTGTACCCGGAGCACAAGTGGTGCTGACGGATACGGCCACTGGCGCAATAAGAACCACGACAAGCAGTGATACAGGCCTGTATTCATTCCCGGGCTTGAACGCCAGCTCGTTTGACATGAAAGTTACTGCCAAGGGCTTCCAGACGTTTGAGCAAAAGGGAATCGTCGTCAACATCTCGGCAACATTCCGCGTTGATCCCAAGCTGACGGTGGGCGCAGAGACGGCCACCATCACAGTGACGGCAAACGCGTTAACACCGCAGGTTGACTCGAACGTGGTGAGCACACTCATCAGCGAGGAGCAGATCACGGATCTGGCGACGAACGGCCGGAACATCGTGAGTCTTGCGACCCTCGGCCTGGGCGTCAGCGGCAACCTGCCTGACATGAACATGCCAACCTCAGTAGGTTCCAGTTTCGTGATCAGCTTCAACGGTCTGAACCAAGGCCACAACGTCTGGATGATCGACGGAGCTGAAGCTTATGACCGCGGCAGCGGCGGCAAATCGTCGATGATGCCGTCTCAGGACGCGCTAAGCGAGTTCCAGGTGCTGGCCAGCAACTATCCTCCGGACTACGGTATCTCGTCCGGCGGCACCGTCTCGATGGCGCTCAAGAGCGGCACGACAGCCTTCCATGGAGAGTTGTGGGAATTCCTTCGCAACGACGCCGTGCAGGCGCACAACTATTTCGACAACGATCAGGGGCAGAAGAAGGACAAGCCCGAGTTACGCCTCAACATCTTCGGCGGCAATCTCGGCGGCCCGTTCTTCATTCCTCACGTGTACAACGAGCAGAAGAAGAAGACCTTTTTCTTCTATAACCAGGAATGGCGCCGCATCATTCAGGGCAGCTCGCCTGCCGGAATTCACGCTGTTCCAACGGCCGACTTCATCACGTCCGCGCAGGACTTCACTTACGTGCTGCCTGCCTATGCGGCATCTGGCCAGAATCAGGTGTTCATTCCCTATACGGAGAACCCTGCTTATAACGCGAAGCTGGTTGCCGCCGGTCTGACGCCTCCCACAAAGAACGAGGACGGAACCATCAATTACGTGGCGTTTCCGGGCAACAAGATCCCGGCCACGCTTATTGATCCCGCGGCCCTCTCGTACAACGGCGTGGGCGCAATACCCAAGGCCAACACAGCGGGCGACTTGATTTCGGTCTCGAGCAAGCAGCCCACGAATGTGCACGAGGAGGTTGCCCGCGTCGATCACAATTTCAACGACAAGTGGCAGATGTTTGCCCACTATATTCACGATGGCGTGAGCCAGACCTACGCCACCTCGATGTGGAGCGGCGACAGCTATCCGACGGTTGGCTCGAGTTTCAGCAATCCGTCGGACATGGGAACGATCAAGCTGACCGGCACCATCACGCCGAGCCTTCTGCTTGAAGCGTCTCTCAACTACAACAGCAACCAGATCAACATCCAGCCCTCCGGTACCTCCTGGCAGAAGCCTTCGGACTATCCCGGCCAGTCGTTCTTCCCGGCTGAGAAAAACGCCAAGAACCGGCTGCCTACGGTGAACCTCAGCTCCTGGGGCACGGCGTTCGATCCGTGGTCGCAACCCTGGCACAATGCCGCGCAGGACATCAACGAGGTCTTCGGACTCTCGGTGACACACGCCCAGCATTCGCTGAAATTCGGCGGCGGCTACAACCGGTACACCAAGAACCAGCAGCTATTTGGCAACACGAACGGCAACTTCACGTTCAACGACGGCTGGACCAAAGCCAGTGGCGATACGCCCGGGCATCCGAACGGCACGCTCACGGGCGACTCCTACCTGGACTTCCTGATGGGCCTCAGCACCGGCTATGCCCAGATGGAGAATCAGGACATCCGTCACTACGTGAACCAGACCACATCGGTTTACGCGCAGGACAACTGGCACCTGAATAATCGCCTCAGCATCCAGTACGGCATCCGCTACGATGCCATGCCTCATGCCTGGGAGCGCAACAATCGCGTGGCCAGCTTCGATCCGACGCAGTACCAATCGGCTGCAAAGCCTATCCTGGATCCCGGCACTGGCGCCTTCTGCACGCACGCCGGCGGGGCATGCGCGCAGGTCAGCCCGGGGCTTCAGCAATTCGAAGGTAATACGTACTATCTGAACGGCGTCACCGTTGCCGGACAGGGCGGTACGCCGGCCGGACTCACCAAGAACGACTACAACACCGTGATGCCGCGCGTTGGCTTCTCGCTCGACCTGTTCGGCACCGGCAAGACGGTCCTGCGTGGCGGCTTTGGTACGTTCTACGAGCGCATCCAGGGCAACGACATCTACAATGTCGCCACTGCTGCTCCGTTCACCAACACACCAGGGGTGAACAATACGCTTCTGGCTAACCCGTACTACAGCTGGCAGAACGGTTCACAACTCTCCAGCGATATGCTGCCGGTGGTTCCGCAGGGACCCACCACGATCGCCAGCAATTACAAGAACCCGGGCGTCGCGCAGTATAGCCTTGGGATCCAGCATGAGTTCCTGCCGTCCATGGTCGCCGTCGCGCAGTTCGTCGGCAACACTGCATGGCACCAGCTCTTGCAGTTCCCCATCAACCCGTTCCCGCTCAGCACCTCGATGGCGACCCGCGAGGCAGCGGCAGGAGGACAGCTTAACAGCGCCCAAACTGCGATGGCCCGGACCTTCCCGGGATTCAGCAATATCGTCCAGGAATCGACGATTGCAACGGGCAACTTCAACAGCTTCCAGCTGGGACTGCGTCAGCAGGCTCGTCATGGTCTCAGCTTCGAGGTGGACTACACCTACGGGCACGAGATCGACTCTCAGTACGGCAGCGCCGATCTATCCGCCAACTCGAGTAATCCATTCAGCGTCAAGTACGATCGTGGATCTGGCAATCTCGATCGCCGGCACATCATGAACGCCAACTACATCTACAAGTTCCCGTTCTTCAACTCGTCTCAGGGCCTGACGAAGAGCTTGTTGGGTGGCTGGACTCTCGCCGGGACGGTCGTCGTGCAAACCGGTCTGCCGTGGGCGGGCAATAACACTCCCGGCTATGGTGGCGCAGACACGGTCGGCCTCGGTGGGAACTACAGGATCTTCCCTGACAAGGTGAAGAGCGTCACTTATCCGAAGAAGCATGTTGGGAACGTCTACCAGTGGGTTTCTGGCGATGCCTTCGCAGCGCCGATGGCCGGCTGGCTGGGCGGCCGGAACTACGGGTTCGGCAACGCTGGTCGCGATGCCGTGGTAGGTCCGGGAAACACCAACTTCACTACCAGCATCTACAAGGCGTTTGCGATCACGGAGCGCACTCACTTCGAGTTCCGCGCCGAGAGCTACAACACCTGGAATCACACGCAGTTCAACAACTTCCGTAACAACTGGAGCGGAAGCGACTACGGCCAGGCAAGCGGCGCGCGTGATCCGCGCACGTTCCAGTTTGGCGGTAAGGTCGTTTTCTAG
- a CDS encoding tetratricopeptide repeat protein, which produces MWRILGQSKSPSPEPYIHIGLLEARLEHYNEAIAAYRKAIAMQPADAALRLNLGLALFKSSQFAEAARSFESARKLFPPDSPDIQRIDILLGMAHYGLREYATAAPYLKKAAAKDPQNLELRLVLAHSCLWSKQYQCVLDVYREMLLLNPDSAEADMLAGEAQDGLKNRSGAIEQFRAAVKADPRLPEVHFGLGYLLWTQHQYEEAVSEFNAELANNPNHVQARVYLGDAHLQMSRPDLAQPVLEDVTSRDPSVWLAHLDLGIIYADSGRQKDALTEMQKAASIAPGEVNTHWRLGKLYRSMGRNEEAQAEFAKARSLHTAEDQDLLHKMSPAAAVADKPTGPGSP; this is translated from the coding sequence ATGTGGCGCATCCTCGGGCAGAGCAAGTCCCCTTCCCCCGAACCTTACATCCACATTGGCTTGCTTGAAGCGCGCCTCGAGCATTACAACGAGGCAATCGCCGCCTACCGCAAAGCCATCGCGATGCAGCCCGCGGATGCCGCGCTTCGCCTCAATCTGGGGCTGGCTTTGTTCAAATCAAGTCAGTTCGCGGAGGCTGCCCGCTCGTTCGAATCCGCACGCAAGCTTTTTCCGCCCGACTCGCCGGACATCCAGCGCATCGACATCCTCCTTGGCATGGCGCATTACGGATTGAGGGAATACGCGACTGCTGCGCCCTATCTGAAGAAGGCGGCGGCGAAGGATCCCCAGAATCTCGAGTTGCGATTGGTGCTTGCGCACAGCTGTCTGTGGTCGAAGCAGTATCAGTGCGTGCTCGATGTGTACCGCGAGATGCTGCTGTTGAACCCGGATTCGGCGGAAGCCGACATGCTGGCCGGCGAGGCGCAGGATGGCCTGAAGAACCGCAGTGGAGCGATCGAGCAATTTCGGGCCGCGGTCAAAGCAGATCCTCGTCTGCCTGAAGTGCATTTCGGGCTCGGGTACCTGCTCTGGACACAGCACCAGTACGAGGAAGCCGTCAGCGAGTTCAACGCCGAACTGGCGAACAATCCGAACCACGTACAGGCGCGGGTTTATCTGGGGGACGCGCACCTGCAGATGAGTCGTCCGGACCTCGCGCAGCCAGTCCTTGAAGACGTGACCTCGCGGGATCCGTCTGTCTGGCTTGCTCACCTCGATCTCGGGATCATCTATGCCGACTCCGGCAGGCAGAAGGATGCATTGACCGAAATGCAGAAAGCCGCCAGTATCGCTCCCGGGGAAGTGAACACGCACTGGCGGCTGGGAAAGCTCTATCGGTCGATGGGCCGAAACGAGGAGGCGCAGGCGGAATTCGCTAAAGCGCGCAGCCTGCATACTGCGGAAGACCAGGATCTGCTGCACAAGATGAGCCCGGCAGCAGCCGTTGCGGACAAGCCGACGGGGCCTGGGTCACCTTAG